Proteins encoded together in one Telopea speciosissima isolate NSW1024214 ecotype Mountain lineage chromosome 4, Tspe_v1, whole genome shotgun sequence window:
- the LOC122657343 gene encoding pentatricopeptide repeat-containing protein At2g17140: protein MDQTSNLAKAFLKNAHNPSLSWNLFKQFLSSPSSSTSSIPQFIPAIARTLVCAKMIPEIDQLHGLLLVQPPETARLSLISLAQALVKCGLLDKALSEFQSLRSHFPAESPPVRLYNVLLESSLRENRLECVSVLYKDMLVAGTRPETYTFNLLISALCDSGRVKEAQKVFDKMRDKGCEPNEFSFGILVRGYCRAGLSLRGLELLNGMPSYGCAPNRVIYNTLISSFCREGKVVEAEKLVEKMREDGLFPDVVTFNARISALCDAGKILEASRIFRDMQTDDTLGLPRPNLITFNLILQGFYKEGMMEEAEVLIESMKRNDAFRKVESYNIWLLGLVRNGKLLESQLVFKEMVAKGITPNIYSYNIMIDGMCKNGMTLDARMVMGLMIRNEISPDTVTYSTLLHGYCSKGKVSEANNILHEMMRNGCYPNTCTCNILLQSLWKEGRISEAEKLLQKMNEKGYELDIVTCNIVIDGLCKNGRLDKAIEIVSGMWMHGSAALGDLGNSFLGLVDDTNSRKKCVPDLITYSIIIDGLCKAGRLDEAKRKFIEMMGKNMDPDSVIYNTFIHGFCQHGKLSSAFRVLQDMEKKGCNLSIRTYNSLIWALGSKQQIDEIYRLMNEMRERGVSPNVFTYNNLISSLCEGGRTKDATSLLDEMLREGIFPNISSFSLLIKSFCKACDFGAAQEVFEIALSICYHKGALYGLMFNEFLVGGKISEAKELFDASIDKGFDVGAFSYKDLIEALCKEEKLEEACSILHKMIDKGYGFDPASFMPVIDGLGQGGNKHEADVLAERMMELATEGRVANKVYRKGFNEKELNRWKPKEGGNSGSDWHTMLHRDDGSGIALKVLKRVQKGWGQGSISSLQSQKNDLLDYWEDTG from the exons ATGGACCAAACCTCAAATCTGGCCAAAGCATTCCTTAAGAACGCTCACAATCCATCCCTCTCATGGAACCTATTCAAACAATTCctctcatctccttcttcttcgaCATCTTCTATACCTCAGTTCATTCCCGCCATTGCACGCACTCTTGTTTGCGCCAAAATGATCCCGGAAATCGATCAACTCCATGGGCTTCTCCTCGTTCAGCCTCCTGAAACAGCCCGCCTTTCTCTTATCTCTCTTGCTCAAGCACTTGTGAAATGTGGTCTCCTTGACAAGGCTCTTTCTGAATTTCAATCCCTTCGAAGCCACTTTCCGGCTGAATCTCCACCAGTTCGCCTCTACAACGTGCTGCTCGAATCATCCCTCCGTGAAAATCGGCTCGAATGTGTATCTGTGTTGTACAAGGACATGCTTGTCGCCGGGACTCGACCGGAAACATACACTTTCAACCTTTTGATCTCAGCTCTCTGTGATTCTGGTCGTGTAAAAGAAGCTCAAAAGGTGTTCGATAAAATGCGTGACAAAGGATGTGAACCGAATGAGTTCAGTTTCGGGATTCTGGTTCGTGGGTATTGCAGAGCTGGACTTAGTCTCCGTGGATTGGAGCTCTTGAATGGGATGCCAAGTTATGGGTGTGCTCCTAATAGAGTGATTTACAACACTCTGATTTCTAGTTTCTGTAGGGAGGGTAAGGTTGTCGAGGCTGAGAAATTGGtagagaagatgagagaggaCGGTCTCTTTCCCGATGTTGTTACTTTTAATGCCAGGATTTCAGCGCTCTGTGATGCAGGGAAGATCCTAGAAGCTTCTAGAATTTTCAGAGATATGCAGACGGATGACACTTTGGGTTTGCCTAGGCCTAATCTAATTACCTTCAATTTAATTCTACAAGGGTTCTACAAGGAGGGAATGATGGAGGAGGCTGAAGTCCTGATTGAATCTATGAAAAGAAATGATGCCTTTAGGAAAGTGGAGAGTTACAATATATGGTTGTTGGGTCTAGTGAGAAATGGGAAGCTGTTAGAGTCACAGTTAGTGTTTAAAGAAATGGTGGCGAAGGGTATAACCCCAAATATTTACTCTTACAATATTATGATTGATGGGATGTGCAAGAACGGAATGACGTTGGATGCTAGAATGGTTATGGGCTTGATGATTAGAAATGAGATTTCACCAGATACAGTAACATATAGTACTTTGCTCCATGGATATTGCAGTAAAGGTAAGGTCTCTGAAGCCAATAATATACTCCATGAGATGATGAGGAATGGATGTTATCCAAACACTTGTACTTGCAATATCTTGTTGCAGAGTTTATGGAAAGAGGGAAGGATCTCAGAAGCAGAGAAATTGCTGCAGAAGATGAATGAGAAAGGATACGAATTAGATATCGTGACCTGTAATATTGTGATTGATGGTCTCTGCAAGAATGGGAGATTGGATAAGGCAATTGAGATTGTTAGTGGGATGTGGATGCATGGAAGTGCCGCCCTTGGTGATCTAGGGAACTCATTTCTTGGTCTTGTAGATGACACCAATAGTAGGAAGAAATGTGTCCCTGATTTGATTACGTACTCAATCATAATTGATGGTTTATGCAAGGCTGGAAGACTAGATGAAGCTAAAAGGAAATTCATAGAGATGATGGGGAAAAACATGGATCCCGATTCAGTTATCTACAATACTTTTATACATGGTTTTTGCCAGCACGGTAAGCTATCATCAGCATTTCGGGTTCTTCAAGACATGGAAAAAAAGGGTTGCAATTTGAGTATTCGAACATACAATTCACTGATATGGGCCCTTGGGAGTAAACAACAAATAGATGAAATCTACAGACTGATGAATGAGATGAGAGAACGAGGGGTTTCTCCCAATGTCTTCACTTATAATAACCTAATTAGTTCTCTTTGTGAAGGAGGGAGGACAAAGGATGCTACTTCCCTATTGGATGAAATGTTGCGGGAGGGTATCttcccaaatatttcttcattcAGTTTGTTGATCAAATCTTTTTGCAAGGCCTGTGACTTTGGGGCAGCACAAGAGGTGTTTGAAATTGCTCTAAGCATATGTTACCATAAGGGAGCACTATATGGCTTGATGTTTAATGAATTTCTTGTTGGAGGGAAAATTTCAGAGGCCAAGGAACTATTTGATGCTTCAATAGATAAAGGTTTTGACGTGGGAGCTTTTTCATACAAAGATCTTATTGAGGCACTCTGCAAGGAAGAGAAGTTAGAGGAAGCTTGCAGCATTCTTCATAAGATGATTGATAAGGGATATGGGTTTGATCCTGCATCATTCATGCCAGTGATTGATGGATTGGGTCAAGGTGGAAACAAACACGAAGCTGATGTACTTGCAGAGAGGATGATGGAGTTGGCCACAGAAGGAAGAGTAGCAAACAAGGTTTATAGAAAAGGATTTAATGAGAAGGAATTGAACCGTTGGAAACCAAAAGAAGGCGGGAATTCTGGAAGTGATTGGCATACTATGTTACACAG AGATGATGGGAGTGGAATAGCATTGAAAGTTCTTAAAAGGGTACAAAAGGGCTGGGGTCAAGGAAGTATATCAAGTTTGCAATCCCAGAAAAATGACTTGCTTGACTACTGGGAGGATACTGGGTAA